A segment of the uncultured Desulfobulbus sp. genome:
TCCGCCAGGTGTTCATGTCCGGCTACACGGCCAACGTCATCGTTCACCACGGCGTTTTGGACCCAGGGGTCCATTTTCTCCAGAAACCCTTTTCCAAACGGGAGCTGGCCGGCAAAATGCGGGAGGTGCTGGCAGCGCATGGGCCTGGCTGATCAGGGGGACAGCCCCTCTTTCAACAGCAGGATGGCGACCTCTCCCCCCTCTTTCATCTCTCCGGCCTCCAGACCGGCCTGATCGCCGGTACCCCAAAAGATGTCCAGGCGGCCCACGCCCCTGATGGCCGAACCGGTATCCTGGACCGTGAGCAGACGTTGCAGCGGCGTCCAGCGGTCGAGCGCACCGCTGTCCATCACCGGCCTGCGGCTTTGCACCCAGACAACGGCCCCAGGCGGATACACGGACTGATCGGCCGCCACCGACCTGCCCGCTGTCAGCGGCTGGTTGAGGTTGCCCACCGCCGGGCCGGGCGGGCTCCAATCGAAAAAGATAAAGGCGTCGTTTTGGTGGAGAATCAGTTCCACCTCTTCTGGATGTGCTTCGAGATATGCACGGATACTGGTCATGGTCACATCGGCGAGCTGCATTCTCCCGGTCTGCACCAGATACCTGCCGACACTGGTATAGGGCTGCCCGTTGCTCTGGGCATAGTGCACCCCACGCCGGCTGCCGTCAGGGAATTCGAGGATTCCCGAGCCCTGGACGTGGAGACTGAAGGCATCAAAGGGATCCCGCAGCCAGACCAGTTCCCCGCCCTCCAGGGGGTTGTTGCGCTCAATCTCCTGTCGAGTCCAATAGGGCTGCAAACGATCGCCCTCGATCCGGCCGATACGCGGTTTCTGGCCACCACTCTTTTGCACCACCAGATCAGCGGGTACGCGGTAGAGGGGATAAACGTAGGGGGGGCTGCGTCGAAGCCTGCCGTGAAACACAGGCTGATAATACCCGGTGAGCAGAAGCCGACCTGTTGCCTCGGCAAAGGGCGAGTAGAGCAAGAAATCCCGGGAAAGACGGTGCTGAAAGGCGGTCTTGTCAAGGTTGGAGGCGGCCAGGCTGCGCAGGTGGCGGGCCGTGGCGATCAGCCTGGTTACCGGGATGACGTTTGGGCCACAGTTGACCCGCGTTTGCGCCGGCCGGGTTTCAAGGTAGGCAAGGCTGTGGGAAAGCGCCCGGACCAGGCTCCGCCGGTCAAGATCATCAATGATCGGCGGGGTAACCCGGGCCGAGCCGGTTGCGGCCTGAACGAACCACAACAGACAGACCAGAAGTCTCCCCCACTGCAGTGGACGCGGCAGGGAAGCGGCCGCAGCCCATTGCCACTGCGGCTCGTTCACCCCGGGAGGGCTCCCGAACGATCAGGGCTGAGGAGTTGCATACTGCTCGTTAAAGGCGGCCAGGAAAGCGTCCAGCTGCGAGTACGGCAGGGCGTTTATTCCGGCTGCAGCGGCCCGGCCGCCGCCGGTGGGAAAACGGCGGCAGAGGGTATCCGCGCCTTCGCGGGTGGCCAGAGGGGCACGGACGCTCACCAGGTAGGTCGCATCGGCCCGTGGAATAAGGGTCGCATGGGCCTGAAGAGGTTGCTCTCGGGCCAGCTGATTGGCAAAAACACCGACCACCCTCTTGGCCCAGGGGGCATCAGGCAGGCAAAAGACGCGGCCGGCGTCGGAACTGTGGCAGGCCTGCATTGCGGCGGCCTGGGCCATGT
Coding sequences within it:
- a CDS encoding MltA domain-containing protein encodes the protein MNEPQWQWAAAASLPRPLQWGRLLVCLLWFVQAATGSARVTPPIIDDLDRRSLVRALSHSLAYLETRPAQTRVNCGPNVIPVTRLIATARHLRSLAASNLDKTAFQHRLSRDFLLYSPFAEATGRLLLTGYYQPVFHGRLRRSPPYVYPLYRVPADLVVQKSGGQKPRIGRIEGDRLQPYWTRQEIERNNPLEGGELVWLRDPFDAFSLHVQGSGILEFPDGSRRGVHYAQSNGQPYTSVGRYLVQTGRMQLADVTMTSIRAYLEAHPEEVELILHQNDAFIFFDWSPPGPAVGNLNQPLTAGRSVAADQSVYPPGAVVWVQSRRPVMDSGALDRWTPLQRLLTVQDTGSAIRGVGRLDIFWGTGDQAGLEAGEMKEGGEVAILLLKEGLSP